The Setaria viridis chromosome 2, Setaria_viridis_v4.0, whole genome shotgun sequence DNA window CCACTATCCAGCAGTGCTACTGAGTCTTATTACAATCTGGAGTCACCAAATTAAAAGATTGTCGATATtttaattcctttttctttgcaACGACATATATGGTGGCTGTTTCGAACATTGTTTTAGTAAAAATAATCCATGGATTTCTTTGACGGGCAAAATCTGCTCAACAGCGTAttcggctggctgctttgcagctgaGCAGCCGAACAGCTACTCCAAATATCGTAGGAGGCTCTGCCTGCTGCTGCACCAGCagtcgagcagcagcagccagccgaacacCCATTTTCCAAGTAGCTCAACTGACTGATTAAGACATTAAACAAGGCATTCCATCTCGACCTGCAAACAGTTCTTCAAAAATTTCATCTCCCAGCCTAGCCCCTCCGCCACTCTGTATATCTCCTCCGTCCGCGGGTGCGATGTGTCGTCCGACGAGAACTTGTGCAGGTGCAGCgagtcgccgacgccgccggcgtccaccCAGCTGAACCCGACCTCTTTCTTCACGCCCCTCTCCCGCATCTGCCGCCGCACCGTCGCCACGGCGCCCCAGTCGCCCTTCTCGGCGTAGATGTTGGACAGCAGCACGTACGCGCCGGATTCCGTGGGCTCCGTCTCAGTCAGCACGCCGGCGATCCTCTCGCCGATATCAGTGTTGCCGTGGATCCTGCAGGCCCCCAGCAGGCTCTGCAGAGCCGAGATGCTCGGCCCGGAAGGCATCTGCAGCATGAGCTCCTCGGCTTCCTCCAGCCTCCCCGCCCGGCCTAGCATGTCGACGACGCACGCGTAGTGCTCCGGCCACAGGTCTGCGCCGTGCTTGGCGGCCATCGAGTTGAAGATCTCCCGTCCCAAGCTGACAAACCCGCTGTACCGGCAGGCGGTGAGGACAGAGAGCAGGACCACTCCGTCCGGAGCGATGCCAGAGCGTACCATGTCGTTGAAGAGGCTGATGACAGCGTCGGAGTTCCCGTGCTTTGAGTTCGCCGAGATGATCGCCGTCCAGGCAATGAGGCTTCGGTGGATGGTCTCACTGAACGCCTTCCAGGACTCCTCCAAGCTGCCTCGCTTCGCGTACAAGTCGATGAGAGTACCGGAGACGTACTCGCTGGTGCCAAGTCCCAGCTTCAGCGTCTGACAGTGATACATCTGACCGTAAGCCATGGGCACCGTCTCGACAGAGGTCACTGCACTGAGGACGCTGGCGAACGTGGTTTCATTGGGCTTCATGCTCTTCACCATTGACGAGAAGACCTCAAGAGCGTCCTCACACTTCTCGTTCTGGGCATAACCAGAGATCAGAGCGTTCCAAGCGATGATCTCCGGGTGAGGCGTAAGATTGAAGACCATCCTCGCATCATCCATGCACTGCAGCTTGGCGTACATGGTGATGAGGCTGTTTGCTGCTGCAGCCTTATTAGACACGCCGGTCTTGAGGCACACCGCGTGGATCATCTGCCCTTCCCTGGCGGGGCAGTCTCCTGGCATCGCCGACAGCATGGCCACGAAGGTGACCTCATTCGGTGCCACCCTGTCTCGCCTCATGCCGTTGAACAATGCAACGGCGTCATCTCCGTCCATGGAGATCATCGTAGTCCATGAGATGACATCGCGCTCGCCCATTAACTCGAAGAGCTTCCGGGCGCAGCCGGGAGAGCCGCACTTGTAGTACATCGCGACGAGCACATTGCCGATGGAGACGTGCCCCTCCACGCCCAGCTTCATCGCAAAGCCGTGGATTTGCCGGCCAAGCTCGAGCTCCCCCTCGCTGCCGCAAGCCGGGATGACGCTGCAGACTGATATCCGGTCAGGCCGCGCACCGCCGTCCTTCAGCATCCGAAGGAATACCCGGATCACCTCAGCCGGGCAGTCGCCGTCTTGAGTGAGTCCGCAGACCATCGCGTTCCAGGAGACGAGGTCCCTCGCCGGCATCTGGTCGAACATCTTCCGTGCCGCGTCGAGCGACCCACCCCGGGAGTACGCCGTGACAAGTGCATTGCAAACGAACACGTCGGCGGCCTGCCCGGCGCGCGACGCCAGCGCGTGCAGCTGCCGCACGAAGCCGAGCTCCCCCCGGCTGGCGGAGAGGGAGAGCGCGACGGTGAACGTGACGGCGTCGGGCCGCACGTCCCCGGAGCGGAGCATCCGCGCGGCGAACGCGAGCGCATCCTCGGGGTCGGGGATCGCGGAGAGGATGGTATTGTAGGAGCTCGCATCCCGCTCGAGCGCGGTGGCGAACACCCAGGAGGCCGCAGGGAAGGAGCCCGCCTTGGCGTAGCGCGCGGCGAGGGAGTTGGTGACGGGCGCGAAGGCGTGGAGGCCTGAGGCGACCGCGAGGCCGTGGAGCGCGGGCAGGGTGTTCGGGTCGGAgcgcgcgacgacggcggagaacgcgGTGGGGGAGACGGGGAGGCCGGCCAGCAGGCGGCCGCGTAGGGCGGCGAGGGGCGtggcggagctggcggttgGCCGGCGGGGAGTTTCGGCGAACGGGtggcaggcggcagcggtggagAGCGCGTGTGATTTGGGCGTCGCGCGTGCGGGGCAAGGCAGCCGCCGCAGTGGCATCGAGACGAGTCGCCCAATCGCTGGCTGGACACCCCCGACTCAAAACGACACGGAGCCCTCTACTAATTCCACGGGCCGCTTCCGCCTCCTGCCTGCCGCTCTGCCACAAATCTCTCCGCGACCTGGTTCATGGCGTgcgggctgctgctgcagcctgcaggggcCGCCACCGCAGCCGTCTTGTGGCcgtgcctcctcctcccggctaCTCGTCGGAGCTTCCCCAACAAGGTACTAAGCAGACCTGTTACCTTTCTGAACTGTTTTGTGGGGTAGGCAATTCGTCGAGCAGGTTTTAGGTGGTGAAGGGCAGGAGCCTGATGCGGATTTTGATTCGGTTCTTCAATTTGAGTGGAATGGCGTTGTCTGCGGGATTAACTTACTTGATTGGCTTGTTAAGTCAGTAAGTTTAGGCCATAATTCCTTGCCTACTGGGGCTCAAATGATTTGGTTTAATCTGTATAGTTCAGCATGTGCGTGCAATTTTGTTTCGTTGGACTATCCacagattttttttctcgaactatGCGGGAGAGTTGCGTATCGTTTCATTAAGATAGAAGAAAAAGTACGCGAGTCTGGAAAGATCCTACCTACCTAAGTACAAGAAAACTCACACCCaccccacaccaccaccactacaCTAAAGCAGCGCCACTGCTAGCAGGAGGCGACCAGAGACGTGCAGAGCCTAAGCTCCCAGGGACAGTGACCTGGACACAAACTCCTGGAGTTTGGTTGCCCCTGCCATGCACCAGAGGCTACCCTCTGTGTTCACCGCCCTAATATTTTCAAAAACACAATCATTACGGTGTTTCCAGATTTCCCAGGCGACCAGAATTATCAATGAGTTGAGGCCTTTGCACGCATCCTTAGGAACTGCCAATGCTGTTTTCCTCCACCATCCGAAGAAGCGTGTCCCAGGAGATTCAGGCGCCAAATGAAGAAGCGTATCCATGGTTTCTCATCTTGCAAAAAGGATGATTGATACAGTTGAGCATTGCTGACATTTTAGGATGATCGGTTGGAACTTAAGAAGTTGGGACACCTAAATTACTCGAATGCTATTTGCAGGTTGAGGTTGTGACTAGTATTCTAGTCCCTATATGCCAATTGCAAATTTACAATGCTATAAATCATGTCCTAATTTTGAACAGTCCTTTCGGATTCTGTGTTCTTAGTACTGTTCTGCAGACTGCATATGGCACTCCTAACAAGTAGCACCTTATCAGCATCTCTTGCAACAGAAATTACGCTAAATCATGTTGCTGTTAACTTCAAAAGCTGCAGTGTTGTTCTTCCCTATATCTGAATGCTCAACTTCTGCTCTGAACTTCTAAGTCTTGTGATTACAGGTGCAACTAAATCAAGTCCATTGTATGAATCAGTTACGCTGGAAGCAATTTTTGAGTGGTAAGCCACTTTACTCTTCAGTCATCACAATTTGTGGAACATCAGTTTCTGGGTTGTTCTAATTCAACCTTCACGTCCTTCCATCTCTTAAAATAAACTTGTGTGCAGCTGCCAAGTCACAGAGATCAAGGAGCCTTGTTGGTTGCTCAAGTTCAGACTCATCTGCAGAAGTAGCTGCGTTGAGCAGACCTGCAGATTTCTCCACTGCTCAGAGTGATCAATCCATGACACGTTGTGTGGATTTGGTCCCAGGTGCGCTTATCATTATTTCTGGCTACTGGATTGGCCCCGACGTGGATGATGGTTGCGGTAGTGTTGAGGCCATGCTCCAAAGAATCGTATGATATTTGCTCTTGTGGTTAACTAGGGAAATGTTTCCTGGCATCTGAAGATAACCTGTGTTAAAGCATCAACTGGACCGTATATGGCTATAGTTTGCTTCAAGAGCTGTATTTTTCCTTGGGGGTTATAAGTTGTTTTGTTTTGCTATTGCATCGCTGTTTACAGTGCACCCAAAGCAAAAAATCCTACAAATCCTCACTAGTTTAGAAAAAAAGGGACCTGCATCGGTTattttggttggctcaaattgGAAGAGTGTAGATCAATCAGACACCCTTCGTGACATCTTGCATGACATAAGAATATTAGACAGTATCTTGCGTGTCAGTCAGTGTATGCGTCCTGTTGAATTGTAGTACCTGTGAAGCCATGACACGTCAATTTTTGAACATCATCTCAGGCATCTGATGTAAGTTGGCCACACAGGTCCAATTCCAACTAATCCTCTATTCCTCCATTCAGAACCCTTGATATTTATGTCATTCATTCCTTTTTGAAGACTACATTCATTCCTGTAAGGATATGATCAACTCCTCTGGCAGAATTTTTGAGCTTTAAGATTTGGGCATACTGGCAGTGGCATCGTGCTTGCAGGTGCGAAGCATCCTCTGATCTTTATGCTAAAACAGTAAATATCTATATAGGTCACGTAAGTTGGGTGAATAAATTTTTAAAGGGAAATGCAGTGCAACCATTAGTTCCAAGTATCCTTTGTTCCCCTGCTTACAATCGTATTAACCTGCCATCACAAGTGAGATATCATTATTTGAAAAATTGCAATTGAAATTATTATGAACTAATAgtgttttgatgttgcaaggACCAGTCTTCCATATGTGTATTGGTACTTAGTAGACCCTAATTTGTTAAGTGAGCAAATCAAATCATACATTGCCAACAAAGTTCGAGTATAGCTTCATCCATTTCTTATTTACGTCTTTTCTTCATTGACAGATCCATGGTTATTATTGCGCATTCTATTCCAATTAGCTGGAAAGTGCgtgtgagtttttttttaatttggggAGAAATAAATTTGTGTGAGTGGAAGAGATCTAGCACAATCTTTTGTTAGAAGCTGCTTAATCGTCTTATACAATTCTTCCAACAAGCTACGGATGATGCTGTATTCCGCTGTGATTCCACTTGAACAACATGATTGATGATTCCCTTACTAGCACCAGATGATTTTGCCTGATGCTTCACTCTCCAGGAACAGCTAATGATCGATCAAGAGACGTTGAAATGCTTAGACCGGTCCACAGCTTCACCGAccgctccagctccagctccacaAGCAATAATCGAAATGGAAGAATCAATTCGGTCGGTTAACTGCGTTCCTCCCAGTCATGtcactcgtgcagaggttctaTCATATCCGAATCCATTAACCGCGGGTGAAATACTTCACATGCTCCCTCTTGGCATATGATTCTTGCAGAACCATGCACTTTAAGCCACCTGATTCATTATGTGAACCGCcagtatattttttttcatcctTTATTTAGATATACGATAGTAAAATGTTAAAAGTTGCAAGGCCGGCCTCAGCCAAACCTAACATACCAAAGCTGGATTACAACTTGAACGATGACCAACTTGCGCCCAAGTACCCCAAGAGGCCAAGAGTGACATTTGTTTACTCCAAAAGATCTcaataaaaaaagagatgcCACTTTGAGTCTTTCTTTGCACTAGCCACTTCCTATGCCACATTCAAAGGTGCAGCAGTAAAGCAGCTTGAACAAATTGGTACACATCCAGCACTCGCATCTTTCATCGACCAGAAAAGGCGAATAAACCATAGAGAAAGGGTGAACTTCGCCAGACAAAGATATGGGCTCGTGTGCCGATCAAGCTGAACCGCACCATCCGATAGAATAGGGCGTTGATCCTTAACTTCAAGCTGTTTGAGCATCAGATACCACCCATAACCTATTATTGTTCTAGCCAAACCTAGACAAATATTGAGCTGCAATATATGTACCAATCGAGGGGAGATATGATGTGTGTGAGGATCTGTCTATTTTCCATTGGATGGCTTAGATCAATCCTTAGGTTTGAATCTGTTGAGACCTTTCTACCTATAAAACATGGAACCTGGTGCGATCCTCAATGATGAAACTGGTGTGCCGTCTAATGGTTTGTTCTCGTTTATGTAATGTATTAGTAGTGTAGAACACAGACCAGCCCAATTTGGTGCTACATGTTATATTGTGATATTGCAGGACACAATCCCATCGGCTTGGATGAGTTAGATGAATCCATAGGTTTTAACTGTTGAGACCTTTCTACTTAAGCATGAAAATCAGTGCAATCCTCAATGAGACAAGCACGCTGTCTTTGTGCCGTTTGTGaaacagaaaaaggaaagaaattgtGCTGTCAAATCCTTACGTTCTCGTTACGTAATACTCACTCCGATCGATGTTTACAGC harbors:
- the LOC117844502 gene encoding pentatricopeptide repeat-containing protein At4g32430, mitochondrial, yielding MPLRRLPCPARATPKSHALSTAAACHPFAETPRRPTASSATPLAALRGRLLAGLPVSPTAFSAVVARSDPNTLPALHGLAVASGLHAFAPVTNSLAARYAKAGSFPAASWVFATALERDASSYNTILSAIPDPEDALAFAARMLRSGDVRPDAVTFTVALSLSASRGELGFVRQLHALASRAGQAADVFVCNALVTAYSRGGSLDAARKMFDQMPARDLVSWNAMVCGLTQDGDCPAEVIRVFLRMLKDGGARPDRISVCSVIPACGSEGELELGRQIHGFAMKLGVEGHVSIGNVLVAMYYKCGSPGCARKLFELMGERDVISWTTMISMDGDDAVALFNGMRRDRVAPNEVTFVAMLSAMPGDCPAREGQMIHAVCLKTGVSNKAAAANSLITMYAKLQCMDDARMVFNLTPHPEIIAWNALISGYAQNEKCEDALEVFSSMVKSMKPNETTFASVLSAVTSVETVPMAYGQMYHCQTLKLGLGTSEYVSGTLIDLYAKRGSLEESWKAFSETIHRSLIAWTAIISANSKHGNSDAVISLFNDMVRSGIAPDGVVLLSVLTACRYSGFVSLGREIFNSMAAKHGADLWPEHYACVVDMLGRAGRLEEAEELMLQMPSGPSISALQSLLGACRIHGNTDIGERIAGVLTETEPTESGAYVLLSNIYAEKGDWGAVATVRRQMRERGVKKEVGFSWVDAGGVGDSLHLHKFSSDDTSHPRTEEIYRVAEGLGWEMKFLKNCLQVEMECLV